The Variovorax sp. RA8 genomic sequence GACGACCTTCACTGCACGGCTGGGGTAGGTCGAGGCGGCATGCAAGGGTGCGGCAGCGCCGGCCATGCAGGTGCTCGCCAAGAGGGTCACGAGTTCGCGGCGGTTCATGCGGTTTCCTTCGAATGCGCGGGCCTGAAACAAGCCAGCGCCTTGCATTTGATTAGAGGTTGAAGTGAAGCCGCTGGCCGCGCTCGGGCCAGGGCACGGATACGAGCCGGCCGGTCCCGGACAAGGTCACGAAGGCCGTTTCCAGGTCAGGGCCGCCGAAGCAGATGTTCGTCACGTAGCTATCCGGAAAGCAGACTTGGCGCAGCACAACCCCATCCGGCGAGATGACCGAGATCGCACCGGTGACCAGCGTGGCGACGCAGATGTTCCCCCGGGCATCCAGTGCGAGGCTGTCGAAACGCTGGAAGCCCGGCAGCCCGCACACCAGGCGGCCACCATGAGGCGATGGAAAGGGTTGCTTCCTGGCGCGCCCGGGCTCGATCAGGTCGAAAGCCCAAAGGCGTGCGGTTTCGGTCTCTGCCACATAGACCGTCGCGCCGTCCGGCGCGAGTCCGACACCGTTGGCCGCCAGCAGCGGGTACGCCACCTCGACGATGCGCGAACCATCAGGCAGTGCGTAGTAGAGGCCGCCGTTGTCACGCATGCGCGCGTGCTTCTTGCCGAAGTCGGTGAAGTAGAAGCCCCCGTACTCGTCGAACACCAGGTCGTTGGGCGAGGAGAGACGGTGGTCATCGCAATGCGTGTAGAGCGTGGTGGCCTTGCCAAGCGCCATGTCGACCTTCAGGATGCTGCCCCCCATGTAGCCTGGCGAAGGACCGGCGGCCGTGAATTGCCCGGGGACGTATGCGTTGCCGCCGTTGTCGCAGATGTAGAGCGCGCCGTCCGGTCCGACAGCAGCTCCATTGGGACCGCTTGCGCATTCAAACAGCATTTCCACGCGGCCGTCGGACGCAACGCGCACGATCTTGCCGGCGCGCATCTCCACAACGATGACCGATCCGTCACTCATGGCCACCGGCCCCTCGGGAAACTGCAGATCCTCGGCGAGAACTCTCATGCGATTCGATGCTTCTCGCCTGTGCGGAATGGCGGAAATGCAATGTCTCCGATTGGTTGGCAACCCGAAGATAGGAGATTGCCTAGGGGGCTTCAATTACAATTTACTCATGTGGAAGATGAGTAAAACGCACATCTGCGCACAGCAGCGGCCGCGCTGCCATCAGCGGTCGCCGTCCAGGCGACTAGCCAGTGGACGCGATCTCAGACGCGATCCACGTTTCGAACGCAAGTACGCGCTGTGGCACGGGCCGGTCCGTTCGCCACGCCATGAAGTAGCCGCCTTCTGTTGGAACCCGCAAGTCGAAGGGAGCGACCAGTCGGCCGCTTGCAAGATCGTCCTGCACGAAGGGGAGAACGGCGACCACCACGCCGAGTTGTTCGGTGGCAGCCTGGTAGGCCATGCCGGCGTTGTCGAACTTCAGGCCGCGATTGCCGTCGATGCCGTTGGTGCCTGCGGCCGCAAGCCAGGTCGGCCAGTCTTGTGTGCGGTTGAGCGAACAAAGCAGCGCGTGCCCTGCCAAGTCCGCAGGTTCCTTCATCGGCGGATCTCGCTTCAGCAGCGCGGGCGAGCAGACGGCCACCAGTGTCTCGCGAAACAGCAGGCGATAGCCCGGCCCCGCCGGCGGATGAGGCTCCGAATGGATGCTCACGTCCACGTCATCGCGATGAAAGTCGGTGAGCTTGTGCGATGTCGTGATCTGCACGTCGATCTTCGGATGCTGCGCGTGAAAGCGCGACAGGCGCGGAATCAGCCAGCGTATGGCGAAGGTGGGCGGCAGCTTGATGCGCAGCAGCCAATCGTCGGAGCTCTGCACCAGCTGCCGGGTGCCGTGCTCGATGTGGTCGAGCGCTACCCGCATGCTGGCGAAGTAGGTCTTGCCGGCCGGCGTGAGGCACATGCCCTGCCGGCCGCGCTCGAAAAGCTTGACGTCAAGCCATTGCTCAAGCGTCGCGATGTGCCGGCTGACGGCACCCTGGGTCACGAACAGCTCCTGCGAGGCCCGCGTGAAGTTGCCGCAGCGCGCGGCGGCCTCGAAGGCGCGCAGGGCGTTCAGGGGCGGCAGGCGACGCGACATGCGATGAAGTTTACTGATGCCCGGCGGGGCAGGCCGAGGGAATCGGGCGTGCTCTAATCGGATCAAAGGTTCCACACAGTATGGCCACTGATCCTGGTGCAAAAAGGCTGCGGCAGAAGGACAGCCCGGCAGAAGACTCGGTTTCCGCCGAGGAAGGCAAGCCCTCCATTCGCGAA encodes the following:
- a CDS encoding SMP-30/gluconolactonase/LRE family protein, whose amino-acid sequence is MRVLAEDLQFPEGPVAMSDGSVIVVEMRAGKIVRVASDGRVEMLFECASGPNGAAVGPDGALYICDNGGNAYVPGQFTAAGPSPGYMGGSILKVDMALGKATTLYTHCDDHRLSSPNDLVFDEYGGFYFTDFGKKHARMRDNGGLYYALPDGSRIVEVAYPLLAANGVGLAPDGATVYVAETETARLWAFDLIEPGRARKQPFPSPHGGRLVCGLPGFQRFDSLALDARGNICVATLVTGAISVISPDGVVLRQVCFPDSYVTNICFGGPDLETAFVTLSGTGRLVSVPWPERGQRLHFNL
- the gcvA gene encoding transcriptional regulator GcvA encodes the protein MSRRLPPLNALRAFEAAARCGNFTRASQELFVTQGAVSRHIATLEQWLDVKLFERGRQGMCLTPAGKTYFASMRVALDHIEHGTRQLVQSSDDWLLRIKLPPTFAIRWLIPRLSRFHAQHPKIDVQITTSHKLTDFHRDDVDVSIHSEPHPPAGPGYRLLFRETLVAVCSPALLKRDPPMKEPADLAGHALLCSLNRTQDWPTWLAAAGTNGIDGNRGLKFDNAGMAYQAATEQLGVVVAVLPFVQDDLASGRLVAPFDLRVPTEGGYFMAWRTDRPVPQRVLAFETWIASEIASTG